In a single window of the Flavobacterium ammoniigenes genome:
- a CDS encoding helix-turn-helix transcriptional regulator, protein MTVRMLHQYIKLSESYIYKKVSSNTIPHIKVNRSTLFDKDIIDHWLANGCEMREDLPQLIKL, encoded by the coding sequence ATGACTGTAAGAATGCTACACCAGTACATCAAACTCTCCGAATCTTATATATACAAAAAGGTGAGCTCTAATACAATTCCACACATAAAAGTGAATCGATCAACCTTATTTGATAAAGATATAATCGATCACTGGCTTGCAAACGGATGTGAAATGAGAGAAGATCTACCACAACTAATAAAACTATAA